In Drosophila miranda strain MSH22 chromosome XR, D.miranda_PacBio2.1, whole genome shotgun sequence, the genomic window TTTTCTGTTAAACTACTTTAATTCAATaagtttatatttaaaatagTTATGTCTAGAGAATAGTCCAAAGCGTAACCGTGCAAGGTTTTGACCCTTTTTTAAGGGACGATTTTCTTACTTGGGCCTGTCCATAAAGTTCAGGCACGCACATAAAGGCAATCTCAGAATGTTGTCACAGTAACATCGCTGTCAATATTTTTTAGAAAATAAAGCTAAATGATTTAAAAGAATCTGAATAAAGCTATATCGCATGAAAGAATCTTTTTATTTAAACATTTGATTCAAAAGCGTGTTAAATTCTTTTAAATCAGCAGCAATATCCTGAATAGCTGAATTCAGCTGAATGTTTGACTTTGAAAAAAGCTACATCTGACCAAAACTAGCTGGTTTACCTACACTGCAGCGCCCATCTCTAAGTGTTGTCTCAATAATAAAAACAGaaagaaaacacaaaaacTTAGAATTTATGAAATGAATCGCTTTGCTTATGTGGAGGCTCGTCTGAGTTCCAACGAAACGTTCGTCAGCCGCGACAGTAGAGTGAAAATCTTCGATGGGGACCAGAAAGTAAGTAAACGGCTCTGTAATTCCGGGCTTAGCTCATTTCTAATGGCATTTCCAGACAGACTTTGAGGAGGGCGAGGTGGTGCTGACAACACACAGACTGTTTTGGGGCCGTCCTGGAGAAATTGCCAGAGCCGCCGTAACCCTCTGTCTGCCACTAAGCTATGTGATATCGCTCGGGGAGGAAACGACAGCCTCGAATTTCTTTGGCCGCAAGACCCGCATAATATTGCACTTGCGTGCGCCTGGCCCTGACAAGATGCCTGGCCCCCTGGACACCAGTCGTGCAACGCACATCAAACTGTCTGGAAAGAATGGCCTAAGCATGGAGTTCCACAGCGCACTTCGGGAGACTCTTAATGCCCGCATCTGGGAGATCTCCCTCACCAGCGAGACCATCATCAAGGGAGTGGACAGAAGTCCGACGTCTGACCCGGTAAACGATAGATTGGCTCGTATTCAGAAGCGTACAGGCATCGGAGGCATTGAGCGGCACCTGGAGGCGAAAGCTAAGGCCACAGATGAGAACATTGCACTAGCCTTCCAGGACCTCAGTGTTCTCATGACCATGGCCAAGGATATGGTGGGCCTGTCCAAGACAATCAGCGGCAGAATACGCGAGCAAAAAGGCGAAATATCCGACGATGAGACGGTGCGTTTCAAATCCTACCTCATGAGCCTGGGAATTGATGATCCTGTGACGCGAGACAACTTCACCAGCAATTCGGCGTATTTTTCCAGCTTAGCACAACAAATTTGCCAGATGCTGATCGATCCTATTGAGGTGAGTGCTTCGAGCCTTAATTCAATTCATTTATTTACCCCGACATTTTTGTGCGTGAATTAGGAGCATGGAGGTATGATGTCCCTAGCAGATGTCTATTGCCGCGTGAACAGGGCTCGCGGCCTGGAACTGCTCTCGCCTGAGGACTTGCTGCATGCCTGTGAACAGCTGAGGGGTCCAATCCGATTGAGGAGCTTCCCCAGCGGCGCCAGGGTGCTGCAGCTGGAGTCGCACGACGATGACTTGATTGCCATTGACACGCTGGAGAAGGTGCAGGCAGCTGAATCTCTGGCCGTAGAGGAGCTGGCCAAGCAGCTGGGCATCTCTCTGCTGTTGGCCAAGGAGCGACTGCTGGTCACCGAGCGCCTGGGCAAGGTGTGTCGGGACGAGTCTGTCGAAGGGCTCCGCTTCTATCCAAATCTGCTGCTGCAACGAGACTAAACGATCTGTGAATCTGTGCTTGTTACTAGATATTCTAAATAAATAATTCTTATACAATAGTAATCGAAACCGGTGTAAGCGTTTGCACGTTCATGGAATGAGAGAGTCCACTTGGATCTTATAGATTTCATTTCACACTTTATTGATTAACGGAGCTTTTTCTGTGACTTTGTCGACGCTTCATTaagtatttttaatatttctgGTTTCGTCataattattaattatttttgtttggttttgttttgttttttcgttaGTAGTTCTCGAGAGTTCTCTTCGTAATCGGTTTAATGAAAATTTTCTACAGTCAGGTATTTTGATAAGCAGTTATTGAATTGAAATTACACATTTATATTAATAGTTGGTTTCATgtttacatatacatataaatagcTTATGCTGTCGCTTAGATTGCTCCGCATTACATTAATAAATCTTTGAATTACGTTTCAATAACCATTTGATCAGACCACACGTATATCATTATCTTCTATATAGCTTTCGTACTCAGGTTTTTGGCCAGttatttgctttgctttgctttgatTCGCTTGACTAACATCATCCCAATCTACTCTGACTTCGTGAGGGTTCGTTACGCTGTCGTCATTCATTCATTCGGTTTATGTAGTAGTACCatgatttcttttgtttttattcTTCTTAAATCacatttattaattaatattaaCATTGAGTAAGTTATGCTTGAGTTTTGGGGTACGGATACGTTTACGCTTACGGGTaagggtatgggtatgggtgtgggtgtgggtgtgggctGCCATATATGGGGTAAGGTTAATTTGTGTGTTGTGTTCGTTTTCGAATTATCAAGAAGTTAAGGTTTTTGTGGGTTGTACAGCAGAAGAAGCAAACAATGCTTAGCAATTACAGCACTGAtgtaacataattaaaatcgttgcttaaataaataatttcaTTCTACAGAAACTGGCGTAGTTGAAAAAACAAATTGGCTTAGTGTAAGCGTTACTTTTTACACGTTACTCGTCACCCGCTCGTTCTCTAACTCTCTCCGCTCACGATTCTTCTTCTCGTGCTAGTCTCGTTGTACATTGCGCTATTACAAATAAATTGTTTAAATAAGTGATGACTTTTTGCatatatttgtttgtttttgcttttcgTTTTAATGTTTCTGCAATTGGAAGTACTAAATTGGTTGAGGCTACGACTTGTTCAATACAAACTAAAATGGGTTTTTTTCTTTAGCGAACTTAAACTAGGCAATCGATTTAATAATTAGcaataataatagtaatagTACAATTTAATATGTATAATTATTCTTATGAACCCCTACACCGGTTCATATTTCATATTCTCTTGTAGCTAACGTAATCGTAATCGTAATCGTAATCGTAATAATTAGAATTTCTTTACAATTAACTTACGTTTTTTGTTTGCTGTCTCCTTACTTCTCTTGTTATtgctttcttttgttttcagtGATCCACCCCCTGCTTTACAATTTCAAATTAGCACGCTTAACGAGCTAGGCCTTAACGAATTGGAGCTGGGAGCCAAATGGACAATAGGTAAAATGGCGGTTGGATGCGCGGGAAAAGTTGAAACAATCTTCACATAATCGtatttataatatatataatgtgtatatatgtacaacTAGATAAATATTATTAAGAACTTTACACCTAATTCGTTTATGCCAAGGTGACACAATTAACACAAGCGCAGTCGGCAGACCTGGAGAGCTCAACCAAATTCAGTTCCAGTTGCCGCTAGCTCCAGCTCCTAACTAGGTTGCACATACTATGAGCTGCCATGCTATTGcccatatacatacatatttcaCACTTACGATTACACATCAAAacatatatagatatatgGGTATACAATGTACGATAGTGGTGATAGTTAGGAGGTAACCATAAGCTATAATATCATGCAAATACACAACGCGTAGCCTTATTACTTTCTCGCTCTCATCTTTCATCTCTCAGTCCTCTCATTCCTTACAGTCCTTACAGTCCTTACACAAATCTAATATTGTGCcgttttcttttcttcatcGCCTTTACTTTGTCGCGTCGGTGGTGGAACGCCGTCGATTGACCGCcgcctgttgttgctgctgctgctgttgctgcttggCCGCCGCCAGAGCCGTGAGTGTCCGCTGGGTTATGGCTCCCGTGGCAGTGGTGGCTCGTCCAGCGATTTGGatgtgctgcagctgctgttgctgcggcACCTGCACCTGGCTGGGACTCGACAGTGTCTGTGACGAGACTGTGGCGGTGCTCTGCTGGTTGAGTATtcgatgttgctgttgcagctgcagttgctgctgttgcagctgctgcattGGCGCCTTCACAGTCTTTAGCTGCAGCTTCTGGCCAGACATTACAATGGGACCGCCACTACTGGTTACGACATTGGCAGCTACAAGGAAAAGGATTATAGATCGTTGCAGGTACTCGAAAAGTTCATTTCAATCACCATTCATCGGAGTAGTAGCTATCTTGAGTGTCGAGCCACCTATTTGGCGTTGAGTAGTGATAAGCTGTCTGCTGGTGGTTAATTGCTTGGCTCCAACCACCTGGACGTTCCGGGCCCGGGGCTGGATGGTGCCCACCAGCTGAATGGCAGCCGTGTTGCTGTTGcccgactgctgctgctgttgctgctggatcGTCTGCTGGGCAACACCTACACCACCACCAACACTTGAGGTACGTATTGTTTGAGGATTTAGTTTCTGTACACCGGCACCGACTATTTGAGCTGTaagcagagagagagcagaACGTGGGTGTGCGGGGAGATTTTTTGGTTGTTGTTTTAGGTTGCAATGAGAATTGTCAGAGGTCGACTGGAGGGGCCGCCAACTTGTAGGATATAGTACGAGTAGCATGGTTTTGaatttgggtttgggtttagAAAATGATCTCTCTAATCTCAAACTGATGGCATTTCGGGTTAAACACACACAAGACACATAAAACAGTTAAGTTGCATGAGGGCGGGATCGAAACGAGTTGTTAACGTTTTGGGTTTGGTTTGgatttttgtttggtttggtttggtttgtgTTGTACGAGAATGTGGTTTTGTTGTAAACGAGAaacgaaacagaaacagaagagAACAAAATTAAGCATGTTcaatcaaaagaaaaagagttaaatataaataatgcAGATATAAAGAAGATCGCAACAGGTAGATCGGTATCAGGAAAATCCTCTTCGGCCCTGCCGAGACGAGTTCGCAACTCTGCTGTGCGCTCCTCTGCTCCTCAGCTTGTCCTTTCACTCACCAATGGGAAGGGTCAGCATGGCCGTTgttgctcctcctcctcctccaccgccgccgctgccaccgCTACCGTTACCACTGCCGCTACCTCCGCCGCCGCCTGCGTTGTTCGTGATGACCACCGTCTGTGTGCCGCCCACTGTCGAGGGCAGACTGACTATCGTTCCCGTCGGCGGagcgtgctgctgctgttgctgctggtgtgACTGCGTCTGCAGCGTGATGGTGTGTGGCagttgttggtgctgctggcTCGAGACGGGAACCGACACCAGAACACTCCTCTGCTGGCCCTGCGTCGTGCCCGCACCCGTTGCTGAGTTCcccgactgctgctgctgttgctgcaaaCTGTTGCCGGAGAACTGCAGCGAGATGGGCTGCGTGAAGCCGGGAATCTGCACTTGAAGGCCGGTAAAGTTGGCCATGGCACCCTGCAGCTGTGACAGATTGATGCCCTGCAGGTTTAGTGTGGCGGTggtttgttgctgctgcgtctgctgctgatggtgctGCTGGGGCGAGGCTGAGGGCTGCGGATGCGGACTAGACATGGGCGAGTGTATCGATGATGTAGCGGGAGAGTGCACGATGGTCTTCGTGATGAACTGCTGCGTCGCCGTCGGTTGCTGCGGCGACATATGCGGCATGGCCACGGCGGACACGTTGGAAGTAACATTGCTGAGACGCTCAAGCAAGGCCTGGTTCTGATGCGACTGCGAGGACTGCGAGTGATCCGAACCCGAGGGCGAGGGAGTGGCCGCATTTGTCAGCAGGGCGGAAAGAGCTCCCACCCCGccgctgctactgctgctcgACGCCAGGTTGTTGGGCACTGCGAACCCGCTCGCATTCGAGGCATTCGAATCGCTGCCTGGCGAGGGAGCGGCCATTCCCACTACAATAGCGTTGGGCGGTGCTGTGGTGCTGTCCCTTCTCAGAGTGTTCAGAATACGCTGCTGCACTGGCACCGTGGGACTCTGTATCCAGGCCGCAGCCGTCGCAGCGCTGTTGCCCGACGAGATCACCGTATAGCTTGTGGTGGGATTGGTCATTATGGCAGGCGGAGAGGCCAGCTGCGAGGCCAGCGCCGACATGGATACTCGCACCGTCTGGCCGCCGCCGTCTACTGTCTGCTGGTGCTGCGCCTGCGTGGGCGGATTGAGGTTGACGGATATCAGATTGCCTGCAGAGTTGGTCCGAAAggtagtggtggtggtgccACCGCCTCCTACGATCTTTCGGTTGACACCCAGCAGGTTCTGCAGCACCTCACTGGACTGCTGCTTCCGCTGGGCAGTCACCAGTGTGGGCGTGCCGCGCGGTGTCTGCACATAGGTGGCTGTGGCTACATCAGAGGTGGCCGGAGcggattgctgctgctgctgctggtgttggacCAGAGTCAGCGTCTGCGGTTGCTGTTGGCCGGTGGAGGATGTGAACGTGCCACTGGCCACTGGTGTGCTGGTCATGGCAGCTGGGGCACTGTTGAGCAGGTTCAGAATTGAGGCATTGCTGGAGTTCTTCAGCGTGGCGGTGTTGCTTccgttgttgttattgttgctgccgccgccgccgccgccaccgccaccgccaccgctgccgctgccggaTGTTGCAATGTGATTGCTGTTTGTCGTGGTCCCGCCTGAAAGGATCACCAGTGGATCGATCAGTAACAAATCTTAATGGGTCGCCTCCACTTGGaggctgtttttttttcttaccgtgctgctgctgctgttgctgttggtacTGATTGGCGGAGATTATGATGCTGTTCATTATGGCATTGATTGCGGCCGAGTTGTTCATATTGTTATTACTAttattgttgttattgttattaCTGGAGGCAGTtgtctgttgttgctgttgttgctgctgctgctgttgttgctgctgctgctgttgctgctgctgctgctgatgctgctgctgctgctgttgctgctgcttttgcattagctgctgttgctgaGCCTTCAGCTGCGATTGCTGTCGGAATGGATAGGAGAGAGTGAGAGTCAATGAAATCCTTTGCACATTGCATTTATTACTCACCAGAATTGGCACATTGGAGTTCAGCTGCGCACGCAGAGCAGAGTTGGTGCCAATGACCGATGGCCCCTtcacctgctgctgctgctgttgaatGCTGGCCGGCTGAATGGTTATGCCTGAGTGTTGCAGGGCCTGGGTcagctgtggctgctgctgctggggctgcTGTTGCACCAGGACCAGGGAGCCATTGCTCAGGCTTACATGGTGGGTGGTTGTGGCAGAGTTGCTGCTTCCGGTGGCCAACTGTTGAAGCTGtatgtgctgctgctgctgctgctgcggctgctgttgttgcggGACAATTTGTTGTGTAGCTGCCTGTTGCTGCGTTCCTTCAACGGTGTacgtttgctgttgctgttgttgttgctgctgctgctgctgttgaggCTGCTGCCTTATGTTTTGCTGCACGTTGATGACATTGCTGCCCCCTGCTAGATTAAGAGTCTTTTGGGTTATTTGTTGGCGAGGCTGGGCCACATGGTGCACAGTGGCAGACAATtgttgtggctgttgttgttgttgctgctgaggctgctgtggttgttgttgttgctgttgttggtgctgGGGATTGCCGACCACTACCACATGCtgcggctgttgttgttgctgctgctgctgcaattgagcttgcctctgctgctgctgttgttgctgctgcaggagGAGCCGCTGCTCGTTCGTCAGCCCCGTGTGGGTGACAATTGGCACATGTCCTGGTATCAAATGCGTTATCTTGACCGCCTTGCGCCCCTCCTCCGTGAAGATCTCGCGAAATTGCTGAATGTATCGATTGGCATGCACCCGAGTGCCCAGCGCGAAGCGGCAGGACTCCCCATTGCGCTCCCCCTCGCGAAAGTCCCGATCCACATACAGTTCGCCGAGGTATTCCGCATCGGAGGGACGCTGGTAGATGGATAGCTTGATGTGGTACAGCGCCCGCCGTCCCTCGTTGGCCTCCCGCTCAGTCTCCAGGACGTACTCCTCGATCAGTTGGGGCTGGAAGTTGTGGCGACAATTCGGCTGGCAGCCATCCTTGCAGGCCTCGCTGAACTCATTGAGGGGCTCGAAGGTCTTAACATACTTTTCTACGCTGATGACATGCTCGGGCACCTTGAGATTGGCGGGGTACTCCAAGCACGGAGGACGAATGGGCCGAATCACTTCGTGAGGCCGCCTGGGGACCTTTGAGGTAAAGGAGGAGAGCATGGCGCCCACTAGAGGATTGTTGGTGGGTGCCGTGGCCGGAGTAGCGTTGCCGCCAGCGCTACTGCTCCCCGTCCGGGGCCTCTGACGCAGTCGGGCCAGATAATCGCACAGCTCCAGCCCATGGTGGTGGGTGAACTGGTCCAGCTTGCGCTTCCGATTGATGGCAGTCTGGGTGAACTTCTTCATCTGGCGGCGCAGTTCGTGCGAGTTGAAGAGCTGGCGCTGGTGCTGAGCATTGATGGCCTGCCGTCCTATGCTTGGATCCGGTTCCAGACACAACGGCTCCGCCGTGGCCAACACCAACTGGCTCTCCAGTGCAAGCTTATCCTCCGCCTGCAGTTGGCTGCCTATTTGCTGCACTTCCGCGAAGAGGGTGGCGTTCGTCGGCCTGAGCAGGATGTGCTTCATATCACAGATATTCGTTGAGGTGGCAAACGTCTGGCGGAAGTCGCGGATCTGGGCGATGACGCAGCCCGCGTAGAAAACGCCAGGCTTGGCATAGATCCGCGTTCCCTCTCCCCCATCCGACAGGCTGACTGTCTCCGCACAGAGCAGATCCATCAGAAACTCTGGCAGGATCTCGCGATCGATGCACTGCAACAGCAAATCGTTCTCGTACGGCCATCGAAGCACTTCAACCAGGCCATATTCGTGCTTCGACTCTGCCTTGGCTTGGCTCTCATCCATTGCCGCAGACTTGGTCGATAGGAGTCGCCTATGGCCTCCTGATCCTGCTCCTTCGCTGGCCGCCTCGTCCCTGTCACTGACGGACCACTCGTTCGTTTGCGTGTTCAGCGTCACATGCTCATCGTAGTGCAGGGCCAGCGAGTATCCCTTGTTGCCAGGATAGAGGTTCACCACGATCGTGTTGAGTTTCTCGCGCTCCACCAGCCGCTCCAGGGTAAACGATCGTGTGCGCTGCTTAAGCTGCAAATTGGGAGAAACAATTTACAATATATGTTATTAGGGGCTATCCAGTCCTACACTTACCCCTGTCTCTGCAAAGTAGTTGATGTCGTTGCTTAGCAGCTGCATATAAAGATCCTTGAGTTTCTCGTGTAGATTGAAGAACTTCGTGCTGCCCGGTGGACACACCGAGGAGCCCTTCGTTGAGGACGAGGtgctattgttgttgttgttgttgttgttggaggCAGCGCCGGCGCCAGCGCGCGCtgttgacgacgacgatgaggagGATGGGGCTGAGGATAAAGCTGAGCTGCGACTAGAGGAGCTGCACTCCttgctggtgctgttgctaTTGGACTTCTGCCTCTTACTGGGCGACGACGCGGGCGAGGCCCCATGGACCCCATGGTGGTTGTGTGACTGGTGGTGCAGGTGATGGTGATGCAGGTGATGGCCCCCGGAGGAGGAGGTTGAGTTGGCAGAGGCGGGCCGCTTCTCCGGTTTCTTACTGACCGTCGTCGTAGGGTTCGTCGTCGTCGACGTTGCAGCTGCGGCAGTCGAATTATTGCTTAGGGTGGAGTTGATGCCTGGCGGCGTAGACAGCAACAAGTCAGGAACTACTGGCGAGGGCGATGTGATTGAGTTGAAATTCGACAGAGTCGTTGTCGATGATGAGCATGATGAGGGCGACGGGGCAATCGCTGTGGGCAGGCCGGTGGGCGTGGCCGATGTCGGCTCAGTGAGTATGCCCAGGGAGCCCCCAATTGACGCCCCTCCCCCATCGGGCGGCGATTCATCGTCATCGAAGATGCAGATGGGCGGTTGGGCAGGAATCTGTGGTATGGCTTGCAGCAGGCTAGTCTCCAGATACGATTTACTGCTCGTCGGAAAGCCAACAGTGACGACTGGGGAtgactgctgctgttgctggagcGCCGTGTGGAGGTGGTGGTAGGACTGCGTTTGCTGCGACTGCAGCTGATGACTACTGGGGGAGGAGGCTGGCTGGTACTGGacaaactgctgctgctggtggacGCCCGTGCCGTGGACCACGGCATGAGCTAGTCCCGGGGCATGGTCAGAGTTGTTGGAGCCCTTCAACTTCTTCAGCGTGTCATTTATGATAAACTATTTGCAGATAAACGATTCGAAGAGCAAAAGAGAGGGAGAATACGTTATTAGATTGGTCGATTAACCGACTGGTAACAGGCGCGAAAGGGTCTTACGTCGGCTTCTTGGCACGATGAGTCCAGGCTTTGCATTGTGCCAGCGGATTGCAAGAAGAGTCCCAACTGTGGATCCCGAGTCCAATTACCGACGACATTCAAGCCAGGATAGAGTTCGACTGAGTTCGATCGAAGGCCTGTTAAGGATCAGCGTTGCTCTCATTGCGCTTGCAGGTGTCTGCCCCTGTGAAATTACAACTACAGATCGCTTGTTGTTGTCTTTTATTTTCGCTCACGCCTCGGGGCTGCGCCCCCCACCGTAACACTCACTTGTTTGTGTATCATTTCAGTGTAGAaccatttttgttttttaaatgTCTtattgttgtgtttttttagTGCGCCTTTGACCAGAAATGTAATTTCTTCAcactttttctgctgctgctgctgctgctttgggtGACATTTTCTCTCTTCGCCCCTCTGCTGGACGACGGTCTTTTTGGCTCGTTTGCACAACAACAATACACAGCCACCACTTTTGCTTTAATTGATAGGCGACCGCAGGGGTTGTTCTTTAATAATATGCATAAGATTGCTTAATTTTaattgtttaaaaactttgttTTAGGCTTTTTTTGCAATGTAAATGTACTGTGCgatcagtgtgaccgcggatttatctgaccctcagaaatataccgaaatatttTACATGtttctcattttcaaaatataccgtaaatataccaatgcaaaaacgaacttagcccacttagcCCCCCTCTATTTGAAAAGGTGAACAACTTGAATTAAACCGCAGTAGATCATACTGTTTATTAGATTTTCTTGTAGTTCCATCCCATCCTAACTCCTTACTTACAAAAAAAtcacgatatctttcacctgaagTGCGCTAAAAATCTTCAAGATTCATACTTTTCGTGCAGTGTATGTTGATACCCACCGGTCGACAACGGGTTAATCGTTCTCTGTCTATGATCGGAAATCAAATCTCTCGATATTGATATTCGTTTGAATTTACTGTACTATCAATGTGACCGCGGATCCATCTCACTCTCAGCAATATACCTTTCAAGTCAATTTTACGtcaaaatataccaaaaagAATAAAGTACTACCGTATATGAAGTGGTATTCGATTCTGTTATCGAATAGAATATCGTTCGCTGTGAGTGCCACTGTTACCTACGCACGCATTGTGCTCTCGAGCGCAACAAAGTATATACAGCGCCACCTGGCGTTTTCTTTTGCACGTCATCTTATCGAAAAATGCCAATCCCCACGCCAACAGCTGTTTTTTGCCGGGCtgattcaaattcaaattcaaagtTATTTCAAATtggtataattattataatttcCACTTTGACATTGGTAACATACAAAGCAGCTACACCACTCCACCGTGTTTACCGTTGCCATTGTCCATGGCGCAATTGATTCGGATCTTGGTGATGGGGGCTAAAAACCCTCTTTCAAGCGCCTTGGTTTCTTTAATGATCGGCAACCCGGCTCGCCGGTCTTTAAGATGTCTACCTGTATTGGCGGCTAGATCATCCGGCCGCTGTACACGCAATATTTGAGACAAAAACAACATTCACATTTGGATTTGTAAGcaataatatatatgtatattatttGTAGGATTTGCACTTAATCGTAATAGGTATATTATTAAGGATTAGTCTCTACCAACTAAGCATtaagaatacaaaaaaattttgTCACTTGTACGTATACACAGTTTTCCATACACATAAATCATAGTATATCATATCATCGCATCATAAATCATATATcatcatatacatatatccgtATATAACCGCTATCAATATTCAATATTCAATATTCAAAAAAATCATTATCAGAAACATATTGTAATTGTAATACACTCGCAGTTGAAGAATTTCCTTTCACATCGTCATGAGATCTTTAAACGTTAATTGTGTAGTTTGAaatatttataataaaaaaaaaaaaacagctcTTGAGTTGGATCTGGGTgaggatcggatcggatcgggaTCGGGATCAGGATCGGGGTGTagtggctgctcctcctcctaaTCCTTGTGGCCACCCTGAAGCTTCTTCCAGGTCTCGCCCAGCGCCTTGGCAAAGTGATCGTCGACGGAGGCTTCAGTCTTGGTGAATATCGAAATGTTCGTGGACGAGGTGGGCGAGGCGGGGGGCGTCTGCGTCGAGGATGCGGCCACAGCTGCCAGTCCCGGCTCGGCCTTCACGCGTATGATCGCCGGCATCGTGGGGGTGCTGCTGGGATTGGGAATCTGCGTTGGAGTTGGCGTCGGGgtcggtgttggtgttggagttggagtcggCGTTGGCGTAGAGGCTGGGACGCTGCCGTACgctggcggcggtggcggagTGTTGTACCTGGGCGGCGTGTGATGCAGTGTGTCCAGTGCTCGCTTGGCGGTCACCGGTGTGTCCAGTGCCTGGCTGGGAGCAGTTGCTGATGTTTGTGGTAGTTGTGGCGGCAGTAGCGGCaacggtgacggcgacggtGGCGTCGGGGAACGATGCAGTGAGAGCGGCAGCGGTTCCTCCTGCGGCGGCGGTAACTCCAGCTGCGGCGACTCTGGCCCCGATCGCAGCGTGGGCGAGTGCATCATGGCCAGGCCAGGCTTCTGCAGTGGCGAGCGATGTTGCTGGTAGAGAAGAGGAgaagctgctgctcctgctcctgctccagcgCCTGCGCCTGCTCCTGCTGATGTCGATCCATAGGCCAGGGGCGATATCTGCTGCATAGGAGTTCCACTGGGCGAGggcgtgggtgtgggtgtgggcgtTGGCGACTTCTTGGCAAAGAGGGCCGCGTAGTCCTTGCCCAGCGAGCGGCGGAAGTGCTCGTCAATGTCGCACATGGCCACGTTCTCTGCAATCAAATATTAATCAGTTGATATCTGTGGGAATCTGGGCAAAGAGCAGTGTCCTACCTGAGGAGTGGGCCGGCTCTGGGACCTCCCGCTTTGGCGGTGCCTGGGTGATGACGCTGGGTCGGCTGTTGGCCGCGTAGTTGGTCCCCGGCAGGGGCTCGCGGtagggcggcggcggcgaggCCCGATTCTGATGAAGCTTCAGTGCCCCCGATGTCACCGACATGTCAATGGGGCTGTCCATTTCACGC contains:
- the LOC108152115 gene encoding uncharacterized protein LOC108152115 isoform X2; the protein is MQSLDSSCQEADFIINDTLKKLKGSNNSDHAPGLAHAVVHGTGVHQQQQFVQYQPASSPSSHQLQSQQTQSYHHLHTALQQQQQSSPVVTVGFPTSSKSYLETSLLQAIPQIPAQPPICIFDDDESPPDGGGASIGGSLGILTEPTSATPTGLPTAIAPSPSSCSSSTTTLSNFNSITSPSPVVPDLLLSTPPGINSTLSNNSTAAAATSTTTNPTTTVSKKPEKRPASANSTSSSGGHHLHHHHLHHQSHNHHGVHGASPASSPSKRQKSNSNSTSKECSSSSRSSALSSAPSSSSSSSTARAGAGAASNNNNNNNNSTSSSTKGSSVCPPGSTKFFNLHEKLKDLYMQLLSNDINYFAETGLKQRTRSFTLERLVEREKLNTIVVNLYPGNKGYSLALHYDEHVTLNTQTNEWSVSDRDEAASEGAGSGGHRRLLSTKSAAMDESQAKAESKHEYGLVEVLRWPYENDLLLQCIDREILPEFLMDLLCAETVSLSDGGEGTRIYAKPGVFYAGCVIAQIRDFRQTFATSTNICDMKHILLRPTNATLFAEVQQIGSQLQAEDKLALESQLVLATAEPLCLEPDPSIGRQAINAQHQRQLFNSHELRRQMKKFTQTAINRKRKLDQFTHHHGLELCDYLARLRQRPRTGSSSAGGNATPATAPTNNPLVGAMLSSFTSKVPRRPHEVIRPIRPPCLEYPANLKVPEHVISVEKYVKTFEPLNEFSEACKDGCQPNCRHNFQPQLIEEYVLETEREANEGRRALYHIKLSIYQRPSDAEYLGELYVDRDFREGERNGESCRFALGTRVHANRYIQQFREIFTEEGRKAVKITHLIPGHVPIVTHTGLTNEQRLLLQQQQQQQQRQAQLQQQQQQQQPQHVVVVGNPQHQQQQQQQPQQPQQQQQQQPQQLSATVHHVAQPRQQITQKTLNLAGGSNVINVQQNIRQQPQQQQQQQQQQQQQTYTVEGTQQQAATQQIVPQQQQPQQQQQQHIQLQQLATGSSNSATTTHHVSLSNGSLVLVQQQPQQQQPQLTQALQHSGITIQPASIQQQQQQVKGPSVIGTNSALRAQLNSNVPILQSQLKAQQQQLMQKQQQQQQQQHQQQQQQQQQQQQQQQQQQQQQQTTASSNNNNNNNSNNNMNNSAAINAIMNSIIISANQYQQQQQQQHGGTTTNSNHIATSGSGSGGGGGGGGGGGSNNNNNGSNTATLKNSSNASILNLLNSAPAAMTSTPVASGTFTSSTGQQQPQTLTLVQHQQQQQQSAPATSDVATATYVQTPRGTPTLVTAQRKQQSSEVLQNLLGVNRKIVGGGGTTTTTFRTNSAGNLISVNLNPPTQAQHQQTVDGGGQTVRVSMSALASQLASPPAIMTNPTTSYTVISSGNSAATAAAWIQSPTVPVQQRILNTLRRDSTTAPPNAIVVGMAAPSPGSDSNASNASGFAVPNNLASSSSSSGGVGALSALLTNAATPSPSGSDHSQSSQSHQNQALLERLSNVTSNVSAVAMPHMSPQQPTATQQFITKTIVHSPATSSIHSPMSSPHPQPSASPQQHHQQQTQQQQTTATLNLQGINLSQLQGAMANFTGLQVQIPGFTQPISLQFSGNSLQQQQQQSGNSATGAGTTQGQQRSVLVSVPVSSQQHQQLPHTITLQTQSHQQQQQQHAPPTGTIVSLPSTVGGTQTVVITNNAGGGGGSGSGNGSGGSGGGGGGGGATTAMLTLPIV